CACAGATCCTTTCACCGGTATAGGGCTTTTACTCTTTTCTGAATTTTCAAAAATGACATTCAAAATTTCTTCGGGAACAAAAACAAAAGGATTGATCCCAATAATTTCCAATGTAGTGCTGAAGGTATTTGTTTTCATGAAAGATGAAGGTTAAGCGTTGACAGTAAAATTAATTATTAGATTTTAAATCCGCTGAATTTTATTTTTTAGTCAGTTTCAGGAACCAAACCCAAAATCCTAAACTTTCTGTTTTATCAATTCTTAACACTTTTCCGCCACTTTATGTTTCAATTTTAAGTTTCATCTCCTACATTAATTCCCTATCTTTGCATCAATAAATCTATTTATCAAAATGAAATTTTTTATTGACACAGCTAATTTAGAGCAAATCAAGGAAGCAAGAGACCTTGGAATTTTAGATGGTGTAACCACTAATCCTTCATTAATGGCTAAAGAAGGTATTCAGGGAACTGAAGCTATCAAAAACCATTACAAAACGATCTGCGAGCTTGTAGACGGAGATATTTCTGCGGAGGTTCTTTCTACTACGTATGAAGAAATGATCAAAGAAGGAGACGAATTGGCTGCTATCCACCCTAATATCGTTGTAAAAATCCCAATGATCAAAGATGGGATCAAAGCTTTGAAATATTTTTCTGATAAGGGAATCAAAACAAACTGTACGCTTATTTTCTCCGCAGGACAGGCACTTTTAGCAGCTA
This genomic window from Chryseobacterium sp. MEBOG06 contains:
- the fsa gene encoding fructose-6-phosphate aldolase, with protein sequence MKFFIDTANLEQIKEARDLGILDGVTTNPSLMAKEGIQGTEAIKNHYKTICELVDGDISAEVLSTTYEEMIKEGDELAAIHPNIVVKIPMIKDGIKALKYFSDKGIKTNCTLIFSAGQALLAAKAGANYVSPFLGRLDDISTDGLNLIQEIRLIFDNYMYDTEILAASIRHSMHIIDCAKIGADVITSPLPPILSLLKHPLTDSGLAQFIADSQKLA